The Anopheles moucheti chromosome 3, idAnoMoucSN_F20_07, whole genome shotgun sequence genome contains the following window.
GATTGCTGATTGGTATGTAACATACATTTCATGCTGTTTGCTTCTCATGAGCAGTGCGAATCAAAATGTCAAGGGCGTGATCTACACCGGATCAATCAATTGGCTATGTAAACATAATTGTTTTTTACTACCAGATCGAGCGGTAAGAGTGACCCatatttttgttacttttgtaCATCCATCGGTTGGTGAGCCATTCGATTACTAATTCTACATCGTCTGATTGTACATCGGATGAGTTTTGAAGATGTGAagatgtgtgttgttgtttacaACTATAAATTAGTGCTTTTGCAAAACTTTAATTTgatattcgcaaaaaaatcgttgtatttttcttttactctcagtagaaaaaaatacacttaGAATAACTGGTTCTTCATGAGCCCAGCGGAATGTACCGATCGATGAGATTGTACATTTTGCAATCAAACACACGTTTCGGGGGTTCACAGGCGAATTAATGCGATGCATATTGAATGATCGGAGTAAACAGCACGATAACGAATCATCCACCTCCTTAGCATTTTGAATGTCATGATCATTTCCATATTTCTTTTGCCTAGCATCGTTTAAATCTCATAAAACCCATGTGCACTATTGTTCGGAGAAGGAATAACACGgttgggagtgtgtgtgttttgttttatttttgttaaaatatacACTGTTCggagttgtttgttgtttttgtttgttcgttacGCATCATGTTCTCCTACATAGCAGAAAATTGATTTCagtattgtttttcttatcTCGTTCCCTAAGATATCTCTAAGCAATTGCTGACAAGGATGTAATTTCACTATTTCGATACATTTCGTTCGCTAATATGCATTTGTTGCTTGTCAATTTATATGTTATAATAATGTGTTTCAATTGTTCGTCATCAATACTTTCGTTTCATGGTAGTAGTACACAGATAGCATTAATCTTTAGGATGCCTTGGAGCATTCACGTTAGTGCCGTTAATGCTGCATTTACATTACTTTTGAGCTAGAGCGGTTGAAGATGATCGATTAAATTGTACTCCACCGACAGTGTTACcattcaaagattcattaaaaggTTGAGCAGGATTCTTCGATTCCCGTTCCGTGAGTCGCTGTTTTAGTAATCGGATTTTATCTTCTTTCTAAAATGATCGAAATGCATTAATTTTGTAAGTGCATGCATATGCACTACGCACGCTAGGATTTTTATCTCATGTTCACTTACTTGAGCGATTAATTTCTGGAGATCGTCATTTTCTGATATCAATTTTTGGTAGCGTTCTTCGTCTTCCTTTGAAATTCCGGTATCAGTGCTGAATTTAGACTCGACCTTATCCTTAGGATGGCGCAGAACTTCGATTACCTGAAGTGAATATAACAGAGGCATATGCGTGCACGTGGTATATTTCCTGACAGTTATCATTCGATCATGCGCTTACCTTCGGCACGAATATTAGTAGCATACTGaggaagcaacaaaatatgACAGCCAACGCAACAAAGGCGAAGGACGCATCTTGCTGTGACGCTATCACCATAGCAACCGGTGCAGTGATCAAACATAGCACCACCACGTTGTAAATACTCATTCCTACGTAACGAGAGTCGTTTATTTGCTTCACCTTGATGGAACGTGTCTCATATGCCAAGAAGAGTCCGAACACTAGTATCAATCCCTTAAAGCCGTAAATCACCCCTGAAAGCAAGCGTATCAGAATGTTAGCATGCCTACTCAGTTTCAACAGTTTAAATCTAAAAGGACTTATTGCTTATAACTAAAGATTGCATTCTGTGCAAATTGGGATTGGCTGAGAGACAATTCGTTGTCCAAACTCCAAGCCTTATCCAGGATTTAATAAGATTACTCAACTCTTATGAAACATTTGCTATAAAAGcattcaaataattttgttgaaattgaaTAAGGAACCGTTCAAAATATATagatataaatttaaaaaaactgaaTGTACTGTACCTAACCAAACGGAATTGTTGTGGCTTTCACAGTGTTCCAACTCTGGCCGTATTTTAACATCATCATTAGAAGAAATCGGATCCTCTAGCGGGAATGTCTCTAGCCTTCGTTGTAGAGGATCTTGCATTTGCCAGGTCAGCAGTATTACTAAGTCCACCGTCAATAGTCCAGACACCATTGTATACAATTTCCATGGCTCCACTTTTTTCTGTTCATTAgtgtaacaaaaataatttaagTCAGTGCTCTTCTTATCTCTCATATGAAAGCTGAGTTACGAGATTAAACTAGTCTTTGGAAAATGTGTACAAACCTTTGGATCCGTTTTAGTTTTCGTTGTAAAGCGATGCACTCGCCATACTTTGCTAAACATGGCTCCGTACGCTAAGGTGAATCCTGTCGACAGGATCCATGCTCTAGCCTGACAAACCTGTTATCGGAGAAACATTTGAAATGGTTAATTACTCTGCAACTTAACATGCGTTCGCCAAACTAAAGTAAAGCATACTTTTGGATAGTTTTCCGCAGTTATAAACTGTCCATCAATACCcaacaaaatgacggacacgAGGCAGATGATCACTCCAAAAAGCATGATGGTATTGCACACGGGATGTGACGATTGAATAACTCTGAATTTCATTAGAAATACAACAGTATTAACAAATTTGTGTGCAATTTTTAACCAGCATTTTCTATTTGTGTTACCTTCGATGTCTGTGCCAAATGTTGAATATGATGAGTGTTATTGCTACCAGTATGCCAAAACTTGATATAGTGCTCATACAGATAAACAGTGGCAATGAAACTGTTCTTAAAACCCGTCTTACAATCGTACGATCCTGGGGGACCTGTAATGCGCATGAATCATAATGTCATATACATtagaaaaatgcaacaaaaaagatcAGTAAGAGTAACCTTCTCTCCGTCCCATTTCTCCTTGTTAAACCAGGTAAGATTGTCGGCTTGCGTGTCGTAGTATCCTAGCTTGTAGTACTGCCCATCAATCATTTGCTCAATCTGAGTCAACGCAATACGATCACCCTGCGAACTGAAAGCAACAACACCCTGTTAAACGAAAAGCAAAGATTGTTTATTGTATGAATGAACCAGTCGACAATACGGTTGCACAAAACAGTTCGCTTACCGATACGCCTAGAAATTGGGTTGAGTTCATGGCGGCGTAAATAGCGTTTGCTATTTCCTTATCAGTGTACGTGAAGTCTTTCAGATTTTTACCCGAGTTTTGCTCCGTTAGCCTTTGCATCGTTTTATTGAATGCTAATGCCACACTCCACACCGCATCATATGCGAGTGGAGCCTCCTGGTAACCTTCCGGATAGCGATTGTGGCTGATATCGTAGCCCTCCTCAATTAAAGCAGCATTCAACCgttttctaaaaataaacaataacatcATGCAAATCATTTCCACTCAGTGGAAGCACTCAGTGACCCCGTACCGAAAATCCTCTGATGACATTCCTGATATCGTTTTTTGATTGTTCTGATTCCACATTAACGCCTCCGTTGTTAAATGTCCTTCGGCAGCCATCTTCATCTGTTCTTTGGTGCATGAAATGTTTTCATTCTTCAGGTTTACCTCGTACCAGTTGTCCTCGTACCAGCCTTTAAAAATGATTAGATTCGATAATGTGCACATCACAGCACAAACTTTTATGGTTTGAGTTAATATCAATATCAATACTAACCGATAAAGAACCATACATAAGCCCTTCCGTATAGCTGCTGTTTATACATCTCGCAAAGCACTCGCCGTGCCGCCACCACGTAAAACAATCCCACTATGATACGTGCATCCTGCCGTCGTAAATTTCTTACTGCATCCGTTGGATCTGATAGAAATGATTGTCTTGTCACTATTTCGATGCCGGCATCTTTGCATCTAGTTTCTAAATCCTCTACCGTCTGCaagaaaattgttgaaacGTATTATTATATACttgtttgtaaaatataaaaattggATTAGGTGCGATGACTGggtataataaaaaaacggatgGGTAAATGTTACAGCAGTATAACGAATGATTTGAGAAACTGTGGCCAAACATGTTTACCAGTTTTAATTTTGGTTTGATTTAGTTAGAACTGCCAGGCTATATAGATtaatttttaccacgtagtcaGATgatcagtccttgctacgggggcttgttccagatgggatttcccctcggtcctgtcgtgtgacgaccggcgccgctacaaATACACCACCAGACCGCGCCCCATATATAAATGTATAAGTGACAAAAGGCGAATGTGGCTGCCCAGCTCAAAGTCGCTATAAAAATATGCTGTTCATTCTTTGCTACTAGAGGCCAGTGTAGATGTGATTCGAGCCATTATATTCTCTATATTgctataattattatttattgacgAATGTCTGCCAAATTAACACACACTAATTTCTACTTTACTAAGGGCTAAACTAAGGGGCAGTATACTAAGGGTAATGAAGATAGGATCGTAATCTGGAAATGAATACAGgaagaaaatggtggaaatcAAATAAATGAGGCGAAGCATTGATCGAACAATGCACGCAGCAAAGGATCATTGCGATTAACGGATATACGGCGTCTAAGAATGATTAAAGGAGGACGAATTTGAAGGGAACAATTGGGAACATAAAAAGGAACTGAGCACAGTAGCGACGATCGAACAAGAGGGGAAAACTGAAAACCGAGCCATGTCACCTATACCCCGCTATCACATAATTATCGCTTCATTCATTTGTTCATAATTGATTATTAACAATGCTGTTCATAGAGATGGACATGATCTAGCTAAGATTGAACTCTTAACTGTTGGAAGCATTTATGTTTTAGCCAATGTAAATGCATTTCATATGTTAAGTCAATATCAACGTCAAGCTACTGATATTGATGACgttaaagttgaaaaatagAGCTTGTACTATTACTAATGTAGCAATTCATATTTCACATACCGATATGAAGACTTCCTCTGCTTGTTGCAAGATTGCCACCCTTGACCAGCCAAACTTTTGCATCAGTTTAATTCTAGTAGGGTTATGGACTGTAGCCGATGGGTGAGTTCTAAACAGCGTAGGAAATCGACTGCGATCGGAAAGAGCCGGACTGGAAGCTCCATAGCATAACTAAAACATATTAGCAACAGAATGGTCATACGTAAAATAGTATATAACAACCTATAACTAACTATATTTACCACAACTAAATTCCACATTTTAGCTGCTTCTGCTACCGTCGTACAAACTGTGCTACACCCCGCTAACAGCATCAGCTTTTGTGGTGAATTGTATAGCAAGTTGTACATAACGCTCGCTCCAAGACCTGGTTCGCACTGCAAGTGTATAGGGGAAATTCAGCATTGGATTGGTTAAGCAGAACTTCTTCTGGTATGTTAATTCCACAATCACCTCGCTATCATTACTGTGAAGCGTTAAGTTGAACCCTGGCAAAAGGTCTGGGTTTTCATTCACATCCTGTAGGGCCAGCTTGGCGGCTGGCATGCATGCCTGTCCTCCCTGCCAACCACCCTTTCCTCCTATAGGAAAGATTCCACCAATATGCAGCTGATTTGCTCCATTTACGCTACCGACAAATAGGACTGTTAACAGCAAGTAGAACACTGTAGGGTACTGCAGGAAGCATGTTACCTGTAATGTGCAATGATAAACTAGTTACATTGCTCTGGAATTCTCGCTAGACAATGTTATTAACGGATGGCAATACTTACACTGCTATATATTTCGCTAAAATATCTATAATCGGACTTTAAAGctctatttttcattttgcaacTTTTCTCTATAAAACAGTTGAGCTAAGAGGCTGTAGTAGACCGTGTACTTAAATGATATGACGAATTAATGTAACACCAATTTGTACCTGTAAAATCGAAAATGGAATTATTTGCCCTGACACTAATCGAGCGATGCATTGTAAGTGATATGTATCTGCTGTTTTGTTGGTGAAATCTTAGTTGAACACTTATGCTCGGTCCTTAATTTCCATGCTGCTCTGGCGTGTGCGAAATGTACTTCACACACCACTTCAGGTAGTGATGTAATTATTCCATCAACATAATCAAACATTTCATCCCTAGTCGCCAGTCAGATATACCACGTCCTAGGCTTAAAGTCGTATGAAGAGCAAAAATGAACTTATACCGATAAAAGATGCCACAAAGTCACTGTTCGTGTTTTACACAAAGTTGTTTATGGTAGCAACTACTCAGTAACGACTAACTGTTGAATCGCTGTAGTTTAACCAGATTTTTTTATATCGCAGCTTGAAGCTTTTAAGGTGGCCTTTCATCAAATTTACATAATCTCTTTGGGTTTGAATGAGTAAAGCAACTTCAATTGAAATCAATTGCGAAAAAATatgtgaaaaagaaaatatttgcgAGTTTTTTGAGTTTTGTACACTTTGGCGCAAGCATTAATTTCAACATGCATTGTAAATGTATATTTGGACGAGATTGTTTCCACATCGACACTAATTTACATCCTATACACACCTATCGTTTCACATTGGCGATAAAAGCGTACGCCAAGCACCGGATAATGTACCACTTTAGAGAAGATGGTTTGAGCAACAACTATTTCCAATAACTATTTGTATCATAGGTGCGTACAACATTTCTCACATATGCACGAAGCTTGAATCAAAAACTCCAACTCAAACAGTAATGTACCTTGCGTGAAAGCTTCACAAATATCCTTATGCCTTTCCACAAGCAGAACACTGTTGAAGAATGTTTCTGCCTTGTTTCTTGCGTATgtctttttgtgtcacattgtTACGCATGCGCTTACGGCGTGTTTTGTCTGTATGCGTATTTGCGAAAATTTTTAGAACtggttgaaaaaaatgttatcacTCTAAAAATATTTGCCCCGTAAAGCAGTAGTGAGGAACCATGTGCTTTTCAAATGCTtttattgtattattattcAAAAAATATAACGTAATGAATGCGTATTACTTCgtgcagtttgaaataaatgtcaaatatttgtaacaatattaattgattttgtttatactGAAAGCGATTCGATGGTTTACGAACGTTCAATGTTTTCATGAGTTACAGTGATTATTTGCTTCTGTCGGTCCAGCAATCTCAGGCCAGaatcattcagattcattgaTTTTGGTTGCActtatttcaacgtaatttatCGTATtaacatacttttttttaagagTTTAGAATTATCCATGAGGATATGTTCCATCGTGCAGCCAGCTAAACTACTTTGTTTAAACTGTTACAAAGTGTTGAGCAACTGAAATGTATacttcatttaaaatttactTCAATTTAACTTCAAttaaatcaattcaatttaaattaaaatgtgaTTTAAGCAGGTGAACAATGAACTTATACAGGATTCGAAAGTAAAGGAAAGTTTTCAATAAATTGTTTATCTCTAGATGCGGCTCGGAAAACTCTTTGGAGTTTTCTGAatgatattaaataaaaatattcgtGTAACTTAACAAATGTTTCAGTTTTAGGAAATTTAGGAAATTTTCAAATATAATTCGAATAAACCAACTATGCTTTCACAGGTCTGAACATTTCAACGAAGCAGTATAGCTCAGGAACATAGCTGTCAAGCattcacaaaacacaacattcgCGCGTTTTCCGCTCTTGTAATCAAACGTACGACCAGTTTTGTGTTGTGATTTTCTGTAAACTGTATTACGAATTTAGTGCTTTCCACGTGCAGTGCCATGTCTAATTTGAAACCTTTGCAATGCCTCAACCTAGGTACCCAATTTCACGCAACAATTACGTTATATTCTGTAACAATATATTTCTCGTTGTAGACAAACCACAGCAGAGAACATTCGTCGAATTCTTCACAGCACTGGGAGAGGTATGCAAACTATGTTCGCTTGATTTGGTCTTCTAACGTTTCATTAATTATTACCGTTTTCAGAAACCTGCCAGTACAGTGCGAATTTTTGATCGATCGGATTACTACAGCTGCCATGGCGAAGACGCAGCCTTTGTGGCGAAAATACTGTTCAAGTCCACGAACGTGATAAAGATAATGGAAATCGATGATCACCAACTGCCATACGTTTCTTTGAGTAAAAACAATTTCGAGGGCCTGATACGAGAGCTGCTGCTTGTGCGCAATTATCGCATAGAAGTGTACACAAAATCTTCGAAAAAGAAACTTGAGAACGAGTGGTCAATCCAGTACAAAGGGTCTCCAGGCAATCTGGCTCACTTCGAAGACGTTTTGTTTAACAACAATAATGAAATGGTGAACGGATCAGCCCTGATTGCTTTACACGTTCGCCAAGAATTGAAGCAGCGGATGATTGGGCTGGGTTTCGTCGACGTAAACGAAAGGCGCATGGGTGTGATCGAGTTTGTCGACGATGACTTCTGCACTGAGTTAGAGGCTCTAATTGTCCAGTTGAGCCCTAAAGAATGTCTGCTTCCTAACGCTACCACAGAGGTGATTTTGtggaataagaaaaaaaaatgaacagtgTTTAATCTCCTTTCTCTTCTTGTATTTACCATTTAGTATGAACGTATCGAACAAATAATGAAGAGAAATAATGTGATCATCACAACTCGAAAAGCGAAGGAATTCTCGATGGAGAAACCCGAGATTATCGAATGTTTGAACAAACTGCTTCGTTTTCGAGAGGGACAACAGCAAAATGCAAATACCATTCCCGAGGCATCAAAGGCGGTCGCGATGAGTGCGCTTGGCGTGGCTTTAACATATCTTGAACTAACGAACGAGATAGCCAATCACGGCCAATTCCAGCTGAGTTCCCTTGATTCAAACCGGTAAAAACATAGATGTACCTTCTTAACTAGCATAGGAAACGTTATTTTACTCTCGTCTTTTTATCATCTTAAACAGTTACGTTGCGTTGGATGCGGCAGCAGTATCAGCGCTGAATCTCTTTCCCAAACCGGGCACATCAACCAAATCGAGCAGTTACCGTTGGCAGAGTGTGCTTGGTGTACTTGATCGGTGCCGCACGCCACAAGGTCATCGTTTGATGGCACAATGGATCAAACAACCGTTGCGAGACTATGAGCTTATCAAGGATCGTCACGACATTGTAGAGCACTTTATTGATAATACGACAATGCGCATGGAACTGTACGATAATCACCTGAAGAAGCTGCCAGATATAATGTTCGTGCTTAAGCGGCTGTTACGGCGTAAAGCTTCTTTGCAGGACATTTTCCGTTTGTACCAAGTAATACTACGTGTGCCTAGGATGATGAGTCTGCTTGATATACATGATGCAGGAAATGTAGCTGTGCTTAACAATGTATACAAGCCGATCAAGGATAGTTTGGCAGATTTGAAGTTATTCAAGGCGATGGTTGAACAAATTATTGATTTGGAAGCCGTCGAACAAGGTGAATATCTCGTAAAAGCTGATTTTGATAGTCAGTTGCAGGAACGGAAACaggagatggatgaaattcaTTCCAAAATGAAACGCCACCTTTCTGCGGTAGCAAAAGACATCGGGTTAGAGGCTGGGTCATCCATCAAGCTGGATTTTGTAAGCCAACATGGATTTCATTTTCGAATCACGCTGAAGGATGAAACTTTGATACGGAAGAACAATTCTTATCGTATTCTGGATGCGATCAAAGGTGGCGTGCGGTTTACCACAACCAAACTGCAGGACTACAACGAATCCTTTGCTACGTTGAAGAGTGCTTATGAAGAACAACAGCAAGCAATAGTTTCAGAGGTGATTCGTGTGGCTATAGGGTACATAGAACCATGGACGATGCTCAACAGCCAAATAGCCCAGTTAGATTGTTTGGTAAGCTTTGCCGTTAGCGCTTCAACTGCACCGACTCCTTATGTACGGCCCAAAATGCAAAAAGATGGCCCAAGTGTCTTGAAACTTTTCCAAATTCGTCACCCGTGCCTCGAACTTCAAGAAGATGTTAACTTTATCGCTAACGATGCAATGTTCGATGCTAAAGATGCAACCATGTATATCATTACCGGACCAAACATGGGTGGCAAAAGCACCTACATCAGATCTGTCGGTGTTGCAGTACTGATGGCACACGTCGGCGCATTTGTTCCGTGCCAAAGTGCCGAAATGTCCATCGTGGATTCTATCCTGGGTCGTGTCGGTGCGGATGATAATTTTACTAAAGGGCTCAGCACGTTTATGGTAGAAATGATTGAAACAGCTGGAATTATTCGTAAAGCAACAGATAAATCTCTTGTAATAATCGACGAACTTGGACGTGGCACATCAACCTACGAGGGATGCGGTATCGCGTGGTCTATTGCCGAGTGGTTAGCCAAGGAAAGCAAATGCTTCACTCTATTCGCCACACACTTCCAAGAAATAACTGACCTTGCAACGTACGTGCCGAATGTTAAAAACTGTCACATGGAAGCTATCGTCGACGGGGAACGAATGACTTTATTGTATCAAGTTATGCCAGGTGTGATGGAGAAGAGCTTCGGAATACAGGTCGCCAAATTAGCCAACTTTCCTCCTAGTGTGATCAAGGTAAGACATAGCACCGTTTATCCTAGCCAGGAAATTTTTTTCCTATGTCAACGTCAATTCTACGTCAAATCTGTCATCTACTTGCAGCTCGCTCAAAAATTCTACAATGAGTGTGAAGATCATCGAGGATCCCTTAAAGAGAAACAAGATAACGCCGGTTTGGCTTTGCTACAAACATGTTTTGATGAGATTGATAATTTCGATGGTAATAGCGATACTTTTTCTTTATCAACCGATGTGCTGCAGAATCTACGATCGCTGATGAATTGAATGCATATATTATCATTGCATTTTGCATTGTAATTTTTAGTAGATGTGCCATGAATAAACAGGATTGttcaaattgaagaaaaataatgcaatgtgtttttaatttgcaaagtccgttacaaagttcgttatttGAAAAGATTCATAACGCCTGTGAGTTCAAGTTAAGCTGACAAACATATGTGGTTGATGGGATTGTTatattcaaaagaaaaaacgttTGCCGgttgttgaataaaaatcCGGTGCCTTAGACTAATGTTAAGTTCAAAGTAAAGTTTTTTTAACGGAATAAAGCAGGATGTAGAACAATTAGTGCACTATTAAATACAATATGAAAATAACCTGCCATGTACCATTTGTGGTACAAAAACAACATCTATTTTGCTTTAACGTTATATGAATAGCATGAACAGTGTTGAAAATCtactgttttctttctcccttGGCTTGTACATCTGTACATAATGAACGTAAAGCATTAACTGCAAAATGGTCCGGTGCTAGCAGAAAATCACTGAATGTTCATTATTACATTTCGTAGTATTATTAGAACTTTCTTAAGTGGGTAGTTTTTTTCCTTGGCCGTAAGTGTTAAACACGTCCAATAAAATTAGGTCATAAAACTAAATCTACGCATTCTAACCAAAAATAcctcttaatttttttttagaaacaatagaagtaaaaaaaatagttcgcATTTCTAAAAGTGATCACAGTACAGCAGCATATATTCGGCAAGCAGTTTTTAGGTGGATTGAAATATCTTAACGTTTTTTCTCAGTCTAACATGGTACTGACGGGGATCATGATTCCATTCCACGTTTCTTCGA
Protein-coding sequences here:
- the LOC128301697 gene encoding gamma-aminobutyric acid type B receptor subunit 1, with amino-acid sequence MKNRALKSDYRYFSEIYSSVTCFLQYPTVFYLLLTVLFVGSVNGANQLHIGGIFPIGGKGGWQGGQACMPAAKLALQDVNENPDLLPGFNLTLHSNDSECEPGLGASVMYNLLYNSPQKLMLLAGCSTVCTTVAEAAKMWNLVVLCYGASSPALSDRSRFPTLFRTHPSATVHNPTRIKLMQKFGWSRVAILQQAEEVFISTVEDLETRCKDAGIEIVTRQSFLSDPTDAVRNLRRQDARIIVGLFYVVAARRVLCEMYKQQLYGRAYVWFFIGWYEDNWYEVNLKNENISCTKEQMKMAAEGHLTTEALMWNQNNQKTISGMSSEDFRKRLNAALIEEGYDISHNRYPEGYQEAPLAYDAVWSVALAFNKTMQRLTEQNSGKNLKDFTYTDKEIANAIYAAMNSTQFLGVSGVVAFSSQGDRIALTQIEQMIDGQYYKLGYYDTQADNLTWFNKEKWDGEKVPQDRTIVRRVLRTVSLPLFICMSTISSFGILVAITLIIFNIWHRHRRVIQSSHPVCNTIMLFGVIICLVSVILLGIDGQFITAENYPKVCQARAWILSTGFTLAYGAMFSKVWRVHRFTTKTKTDPKKKVEPWKLYTMVSGLLTVDLVILLTWQMQDPLQRRLETFPLEDPISSNDDVKIRPELEHCESHNNSVWLGVIYGFKGLILVFGLFLAYETRSIKVKQINDSRYVGMSIYNVVVLCLITAPVAMVIASQQDASFAFVALAVIFCCFLSMLLIFVPKVIEVLRHPKDKVESKFSTDTGISKEDEERYQKLISENDDLQKLIAQKEDKIRLLKQRLTERESKNPAQPFNESLNGNTVGGVQFNRSSSTALAQK
- the LOC128302219 gene encoding DNA mismatch repair protein spellchecker 1 isoform X1; translation: MSNLKPLQCLNLDKPQQRTFVEFFTALGEKPASTVRIFDRSDYYSCHGEDAAFVAKILFKSTNVIKIMEIDDHQLPYVSLSKNNFEGLIRELLLVRNYRIEVYTKSSKKKLENEWSIQYKGSPGNLAHFEDVLFNNNNEMVNGSALIALHVRQELKQRMIGLGFVDVNERRMGVIEFVDDDFCTELEALIVQLSPKECLLPNATTEYERIEQIMKRNNVIITTRKAKEFSMEKPEIIECLNKLLRFREGQQQNANTIPEASKAVAMSALGVALTYLELTNEIANHGQFQLSSLDSNRYVALDAAAVSALNLFPKPGTSTKSSSYRWQSVLGVLDRCRTPQGHRLMAQWIKQPLRDYELIKDRHDIVEHFIDNTTMRMELYDNHLKKLPDIMFVLKRLLRRKASLQDIFRLYQVILRVPRMMSLLDIHDAGNVAVLNNVYKPIKDSLADLKLFKAMVEQIIDLEAVEQGEYLVKADFDSQLQERKQEMDEIHSKMKRHLSAVAKDIGLEAGSSIKLDFVSQHGFHFRITLKDETLIRKNNSYRILDAIKGGVRFTTTKLQDYNESFATLKSAYEEQQQAIVSEVIRVAIGYIEPWTMLNSQIAQLDCLVSFAVSASTAPTPYVRPKMQKDGPSVLKLFQIRHPCLELQEDVNFIANDAMFDAKDATMYIITGPNMGGKSTYIRSVGVAVLMAHVGAFVPCQSAEMSIVDSILGRVGADDNFTKGLSTFMVEMIETAGIIRKATDKSLVIIDELGRGTSTYEGCGIAWSIAEWLAKESKCFTLFATHFQEITDLATYVPNVKNCHMEAIVDGERMTLLYQVMPGVMEKSFGIQVAKLANFPPSVIKVRHSTVYPSQEIFFLCQRQFYVKSVIYLQLAQKFYNECEDHRGSLKEKQDNAGLALLQTCFDEIDNFDGNSDTFSLSTDVLQNLRSLMN
- the LOC128302219 gene encoding DNA mismatch repair protein spellchecker 1 isoform X2, which encodes MSNLKPLQCLNLDKPQQRTFVEFFTALGEKPASTVRIFDRSDYYSCHGEDAAFVAKILFKSTNVIKIMEIDDHQLPYVSLSKNNFEGLIRELLLVRNYRIEVYTKSSKKKLENEWSIQYKGSPGNLAHFEDVLFNNNNEMVNGSALIALHVRQELKQRMIGLGFVDVNERRMGVIEFVDDDFCTELEALIVQLSPKECLLPNATTEYERIEQIMKRNNVIITTRKAKEFSMEKPEIIECLNKLLRFREGQQQNANTIPEASKAVAMSALGVALTYLELTNEIANHGQFQLSSLDSNRYVALDAAAVSALNLFPKPGTSTKSSSYRWQSVLGVLDRCRTPQGHRLMAQWIKQPLRDYELIKDRHDIVEHFIDNTTMRMELYDNHLKKLPDIMFVLKRLLRRKASLQDIFRLYQVILRVPRMMSLLDIHDAGNVAVLNNVYKPIKDSLADLKLFKAMVEQIIDLEAVEQGEYLVKADFDSQLQERKQEMDEIHSKMKRHLSAVAKDIGLEAGSSIKLDFVSQHGFHFRITLKDETLIRKNNSYRILDAIKGGVRFTTTKLQDYNESFATLKSAYEEQQQAIVSEVIRVAIGYIEPWTMLNSQIAQLDCLVSFAVSASTAPTPYVRPKMQKDGPSVLKLFQIRHPCLELQEDVNFIANDAMFDAKDATMYIITGPNMGGKSTYIRSVGVAVLMAHVGAFVPCQSAEMSIVDSILGRVGADDNFTKGLSTFMVEMIETAGIIRKATDKSLVIIDELGRGTSTYEGCGIAWSIAEWLAKESKCFTLFATHFQEITDLATYVPNVKNCHMEAIVDGERMTLLYQVMPGVMEKSFGIQVAKLANFPPSVIKLAQKFYNECEDHRGSLKEKQDNAGLALLQTCFDEIDNFDGNSDTFSLSTDVLQNLRSLMN